The following proteins are encoded in a genomic region of Huiozyma naganishii CBS 8797 chromosome 9, complete genome:
- the KNAG0I02270 gene encoding zinc-binding alcohol dehydrogenase family protein (similar to Saccharomyces cerevisiae YNL134C; ancestral locus Anc_2.133): MMVRDAGWWGKVYYPHKHRIAMSVEIPSTMKAVVIEGKRPVLKENVALPELEDGFVLLKTRAVAGNPTDWKHIEYGIGPQGAILGCDVAGDIVKLGPNVDPAQFHIGDTLYGFVHGASVRFPTNGAFAEYVAISSKIAYRTPKQGLPASGADSLPEGAVTTLEGAATLPVSLTTAGIVLYHNFGVKLEWEPATAQRDETILLWGGATAVGQPLIQLCKKLHAFNRIVVVASRHHEAQLRQYGADELFDYHDADVVDQIRAKHPNLRHLVDCVSNKGTTNQVYRCASHSDPATVLQLTTTTIADIAPEHKRDNVAVVGMLLYMASGVEVPFGPMTLPADPVFARHAVEFIRFINGKINNGEIHHIPVKVYKGGLAAVPQLTEDIKEGRNSGQKLVAVL, from the coding sequence ATGATGGTAAGGGATGCTGGATGGTGGGGGAAGGTTTACTACCCACACAAGCATCGGATCGCCATGTCAGTTGAGATTCCAAGTACTATGAAGGCTGTTGTAATTGAGGGGAAGAGACCCGTTCTGAAGGAGAACGTGGCCCTTCCTGAGTTGGAGGACGGGTTCGTGCTGTTGAAGACACGGGCCGTTGCAGGGAACCCTACGGACTGGAAGCACATTGAGTACGGGATTGGCCCACAGGGTGCGATCCTTGGGTGTGACGTTGCTGGGGACATCGTGAAGCTGGGTCCCAACGTCGACCCTGCGCAGTTCCACATCGGCGACACGCTGTACGGGTTCGTGCACGGTGCGTCCGTGCGGTTCCCCACGAACGGTGCATTCGCAGAGTACGTTGCCATCTCGTCGAAGATCGCGTACAGGACCCCCAAACAGGGTTTGCCCGCGAGCGGCGCCGACTCTTTACCAGAGGGTGCAGTGACGACCCTCGAGGGTGCAGCGACGTTGCCCGTCTCTTTGACGACCGCTGGGATCGTACTATACCACAACTTCGGCGTAAAGTTAGAGTGGGAGCCCGCCACGGCACAGCGGGACGAGACTATCTTGCTGTGGGGGGGTGCTACCGCCGTGGGGCAACCACTGATCCAGCTGTGCAAGAAGCTACACGCGTTCAACCGGATCGTGGTCGTTGCGTCGCGCCACCACGAGGCTCAATTGCGCCAGTACGGTGCTGACGAGTTGTTCGACTACCATGACGCGGATGTGGTCGACCAGATCCGTGCAAAGCACCCAAACCTGCGCCACTTGGTTGACTGTGTCTCCAACAAGGGGACGACGAACCAGGTGTACCGGTGCGCCTCGCACAGCGACCCAGCGACAGTCCTGCAACTGACCACGACGACCATCGCGGACATCGCCCCAGAACACAAACGGGACAACGTTGCCGTCGTTGGGATGCTGCTCTACATGGCATCCGGTGTCGAGGTGCCGTTCGGCCCCATGACACTGCCAGCAGACCCGGTTTTCGCAAGACACGCAGTCGAGTTCATCCGGTTCATCAACGGCAAGATCAATAACGGCGAGATCCACCACATCCCGGTCAAAGTCTACAAGGGCGGGCTCGCTGCCGTACCTCAATTGACGGAGGACATCAAAGAGGGCAGGAACTCTGGTCAGAAACTCGTCGCAGTGTTGTAG
- the NRK1 gene encoding ribosylnicotinamide kinase (similar to Saccharomyces cerevisiae NRK1 (YNL129W); ancestral locus Anc_2.140), translating to MIFKRTNVCPRPERVVLVGISGCSSSGKTTIAKLVTQLIPNATLIHQDDFYKHDKEVPIDKEYGIQNWDCAEALDFPLLEKELEHIKATGEIYTELVHNNNVDNLSKFNLDQANLNRLKIQLHRSMEDKNLKVVLVDGFMMYNDPRIRNTFDLKLLIRAPYEQLKRRRAARAGYQTLDSFWVDPPFYFDAFVYSGYKRSHAALFEDGDVEGKLDKVAASDIKDFMNSDTVSLDAVLEWVAQEIASTCDELVV from the coding sequence ATGATTTTTAAGCGGACAAATGTATGCCCGAGACCAGAAAGAGTTGTGTTAGTGGGGATTAGCGGCTGCTCGTCAAGCGGGAAAACCACAATAGCAAAACTGGTGACCCAATTGATCCCCAATGCAACGTTGATTCATCAAGATGATTTCTACAAGCACGACAAAGAGGTGCCCATCGACAAAGAGTATGGGATCCAGAACTGGGATTGTGCTGAGGCGTTGGACTTCCCACTTCTCGAGAAGGAGCTGGAACACATCAAGGCCACCGGGGAGATCTACACTGAACTGGTACATAACAATAACGTCGACAATCTAAGCAAATTTAATCTGGATCAGGCAAACTTGAACCGTCTGAAAATCCAATTGCATCGTTCCATGGAGGACAAGAACCTAaaagttgttcttgtagaCGGGTTCATGATGTACAATGATCCGCGCATTCGGAATACGTTTgatttgaagttgttgattaGGGCGCCGTACGAgcaattgaaaagaagacgTGCCGCAAGGGCCGGTTACCAAACCTTGGACTCGTTTTGGGTAGACCCGCCTTTCTATTTTGACGCGTTCGTCTACAGCGGTTACAAGCGATCGCACGCAGCGCTCTTCGAGGACGGAGACGTGGAAGGTAAATTGGATAAGGTAGCGGCCTCAGACATCAAAGATTTCATGAACAGTGACACGGTTTCTCTTGATGCAGTATTGGAATGGGTTGCACAGGAGATTGCCAGCACATGCGATGAACTTGTAGTGTAA
- the FPR1 gene encoding peptidylprolyl isomerase FPR1 (similar to Saccharomyces cerevisiae FPR1 (YNL135C); ancestral locus Anc_2.131), whose amino-acid sequence MSEVIEGNVKIDRLTPGDGKTFPKTGDLVTIHYSGTLENGSKFDSSLERGSPFQCNIGVGQVIRGWDVAIPKLSVGEKARITIPGAYAYGERGFPGLIPPMATLIFDVELLKVN is encoded by the coding sequence ATGTCCGAAGTAATTGAAGGTAACGTCAAGATTGACAGATTGACCCCCGGTGACGGCAAGACGTTCCCCAAGACGGGCGACCTGGTCACCATCCACTACAGCGGGACCCTGGAGAATGGGTCCAAGTTCGACTCCTCGCTGGAAAGGGGGTCTCCATTCCAGTGCAACATCGGCGTCGGGCAGGTCATCCGCGGGTGGGACGTCGCCATCCCAAAGCTTTCTGTCGGTGAGAAGGCCAGGATCACGATCCCAGGTGCGTACGCTTACGGTGAGCGTGGGTTCCCAGGTCTGATCCCACCCATGGCCACTCTGATCTTCGACGTCGAATTGTTGAAGGTTAACTAA
- the TEP1 gene encoding putative phosphatidylinositol-3,4,5-trisphosphate 3-phosphatase (similar to Saccharomyces cerevisiae TEP1 (YNL128W); ancestral locus Anc_2.141), producing MNTLESSPLSPLVQFDVSSAQPRRYRRSKLKPSHILRKLYSAAMNVTKNQLGLAIDMSYITDNIVVSSYPVVTFPKVMYRNKLSDLIQYLDYRHGVSNWKIYNLKVELGPADYKDEDLWSEVNQRRAHVEEWQNKLGVGNLSMDQNEEVASETERKIPVNPGIIKDIVVRTGWLDHCPPPFVVLQDIIRDMHSFLDESPSNVVVVHCKMGKGRSGTVVSAYLMKYKLYSFEMAMESFGTGRFKHGISKGVTIQSQLRYLMYHETFLTLSQETQERFLCSMRLQETFRITSIKLIKPFLLLGKGIFSYSIKFQKYNPRRTGLIDMEEIRINRDEFPTEPVDSNILSFPITVTSPDIRIQFLMHPKAIGNTSIEFPNLLDPCLWLNLPCESLKLRGEFNDLAADGPVVISAAWEQLDGANGTANKGMKLFEAIALEVSNV from the coding sequence ATGAACACCCTCGAATCGAGCCCTCTTAGTCCCCTGGTCCAATTTGACGTGAGTTCCGCGCAGCCGCGGCGCTACCGCCGTTCCAAACTGAAACCGTCGCATATACTGAGGAAACTTTACTCGGCGGCAATGAATGTGACAAAGAATCAACTGGGTCTTGCAATCGATATGTCCTACATCACGGACAATATTGTCGTATCGTCGTACCCAGTGGTGACATTTCCAAAGGTTATGTACAGGAATAAACTGTCGGATCTGATACAATATCTGGACTATAGACACGGTGTAAGtaactggaaaatatacaacttgaaagtggagCTGGGTCCCGCGGATTATAAAGATGAGGACCTTTGGAGCGAAGTGAACCAGCGACGAGCCCATGTGGAAGAGTGGCAAAACAAGCTCGGGGTGGGGAATCTCAGTATGGACcaaaatgaagaagttgCTAGTGAGACAGAGAGGAAGATACCAGTCAACCCAGGTATTATAAAGGATATTGTGGTCCGTACTGGGTGGTTAGACCACTGCCCGCCGCCGTTTGTGGTCTTGCAAGATATAATAAGAGATATGCATTCTTTTCTCGACGAGTCCCCCAGTAATGTGGTTGTCGTTCATTGCAAAATGGGTAAGGGCAGGTCTGGGACTGTGGTTTCAGCATATCTCATGAAATACAAACTGTATTCATTTGAAATGGCCATGGAAAGCTTTGGAACGGGGAGATTCAAACACGGTATCTCCAAAGGGGTGACAATTCAGTCACAACTGAGATATCTCATGTACCATGAAACGTTTTTGACGTTAAGCCAGGAGACCCAGGAGAGATTCCTTTGCAGTATGAGGTTACAGGAAACGTTTCGAATAACCTCCATCAAACTAATAAAGCCGTTCCTTTTGTTGGGCAAGGGCATATTTTCGTATTCGATTAAATTTCAGAAGTATAACCCACGGAGAACGGGCTTGATTGATATGGAGGAAATTCGGATAAATCGAGACGAGTTCCCCACAGAGCCAGTGGATTCCAATATTTTGAGCTTCCCTATCACTGTAACCTCTCCAGATATAAGAATACAGTTTCTGATGCATCCAAAGGCGATAGGGAACACCTCGATTGAATTCCCCAATCTCTTAGACCCATGTCTTTGGTTGAACCTGCCTTGCGAATCTCTAAAGCTAAGGGGCGAGTTCAATGACCTCGCTGCTGATGGTCCGGTAGTTATCTCAGCAGCATGGGAGCAATTGGACGGTGCCAATGGGACGGCAAATAAAGGAATGAAATTGTTTGAAGCCATCGCTCTAGAGGTTTCGAACGTGTAG
- the CPT1 gene encoding diacylglycerol cholinephosphotransferase (similar to Saccharomyces cerevisiae EPT1 (YHR123W) and CPT1 (YNL130C); ancestral locus Anc_2.138) encodes MGFFVPNHSIDNLKLYKYQSEDRSILSNYVLKPFWRKFSEIFPLWMAPNLVTLSGLAFIIANVLTVLYFDPTLTQESPRWTYFSYALGLFLYQTFDACDGMHARRTGQSGPLGELFDHCIDSLNTTLSLLPFWSAIGMGYNYFFLVSQCICLTNFYLSTWEEFHTHKLFLSEFCGPVEGVIILCFSFLVTGIWGQQLVWHTTLFEINGIEIEVIHLTFLFMVSAVILNIVTALKNVKDYYVSQSGKDESQVKKEIAGAMDGLMPFAVYFISVFNLAAVDIRFINLPLVLSIGLTMAFVVGRIIVAHLTKQPFPMFNAPMAIPSIQLVVYLVARYILKYDSVEITKALTWLGCGVAGGIHFMFINEIVFEFTTFLDCYALSIKHPKKV; translated from the coding sequence ATGGGGTTCTTTGTACCAAATCACAGCATTGACAATCTGAAACTCTACAAATATCAGAGTGAGGATCGTTCCATTCTTTCCAATTACGTATTGAAACCGTTTTGGAGGAAGTTCTCCGAGATATTCCCGCTATGGATGGCCCCAAATCTGGTCACGTTGAGCGGGCTGGCGTTTATTATTGCCAACGTTTTGACGGTACTATACTTCGATCCAACTTTAACACAGGAGTCCCCACGTTGGACCTACTTTTCATACGCTCTTGGACTATTTTTATACCAAACTTTTGACGCCTGCGATGGGATGCACGCCAGGCGTACGGGTCAGTCGGGCCCTCTCGGTGAGCTGTTTGACCACTGCATCGACTCGCTGAACACCACTTTGTCGCTTTTGCCCTTTTGGTCGGCGATAGGTATGGGTTACAactacttcttcttggtgAGCCAGTGTATTTGTTTGACCAACTTCTATTTGAGCACCTGGGAGGAATTCCATACACACAAGCTATTTCTGAGTGAATTCTGTGGCCCCGTGGAGGGAGTGATTATTCTTTGCTTCTCGTTCTTGGTTACTGGGATTTGGGGGCAACAATTAGTATGGCATACCACTCTTTTCGAGATCAATGGGATCGAGATTGAAGTAATTCACTTAACCTTCCTGTTTATGGTAAGTGCAGTTATTTTGAACATTGTCACCGCTTTAAAGAACGTGAAGGATTATTACGTTTCACAATCCGGAAAGGATGAATCGCAGGTCAAGAAAGAGATAGCCGGTGCAATGGACGGGCTGATGCCATTTGCAGTGTACTTCATTTCCGTTTTCAACCTCGCGGCGGTCGATATCCGCTTTATAAATTTACCCCTGGTCTTGTCAATTGGGTTAACAATGGCGTTCGTAGTGGGTCGCATTATCGTAGCCCATTTGACAAAACAGCCGTTCCCCATGTTCAATGCTCCCATGGCCATCCCATCTATCCAGCTGGTCGTCTACCTTGTGGCCAGATACATATTAAAGTACGACTCTGTGGAGATAACCAAGGCACTGACGTGGCTGGGCTGTGGTGTCGCAGGAGGGATCCACTTCATGTTCATCAACGAAATTGTTTTCGAGTTCACCACCTTCCTGGATTGCTACGCGCTTTCTATCAAACACCCAAAGAAAGTGTGA
- the KNAG0I02260 gene encoding zinc-binding alcohol dehydrogenase family protein, whose translation MSLPSTMDAVVIDGDRAVVRSGVPVPTVPKGYLLVRTRAVAANPTDWKHIAWKVGPQGSILGVDVAGEVVQLGDGVDTAQFSKGDCVYGFVHGACVRAPENGAFGQYAAVDSQLVFKMRSPGSTGPGVVPRGRVNTWEAAASIPCSIMTAGETLFHHMKLEMDWQVNGPAQIPGTVLVWGAGTTLGQWVIQLLKRFHAFSRIVVVASRRHEAQLRQYGADELFDYHDGDVVNQIKSKHGDLIWLLDCVSTRETFRQTYQCAPANKPSTVFNYDMLTVDVIPETERNEKYVTVDGTLLYLITGNPLQMGDHVFPADEQYRQTAIKFIRYIGPYLRDGSLVHVPLKVVKGGLNAVPDMLDDVRNGRTAGHKLVTLLE comes from the coding sequence ATGTCTTTGCCCAGTACGATGGATGCAGTAGTGATTGATGGCGACAGAGCCGTAGTGAGAAGTGGAGTCCCAGTACCAACAGTGCCCAAGGGTTACCTTCTGGTGAGGACTCGGGCAGTAGCTGCTAACCCTACAGATTGGAAGCACATCGCGTGGAAAGTTGGGCCCCAGGGGTCCATCCTTGGTGTGGACGTTGCTGGGGAGGTTGTTCAATTGGGGGACGGAGTGGACACTGCACAGTTTAGTAAGGGCGATTGTGTCTACGGGTTCGTCCACGGTGCGTGTGTGAGGGCCCCAGAGAACGGTGCGTTTGGACAATACGCCGCTGTGGACTCCCAATTGGTGTTCAAGATGCGCTCACCAGGGTCTACGGGTCCTGGAGTGGTCCCGCGCGGGCGTGTAAACACCTGGGAAGCCGCGGCAAGCATCCCATGCTCCATCATGACCGCTGGTGAGACTCTGTTCCACCACATGAAGTTGGAGATGGACTGGCAGGTGAATGGTCCAGCGCAGATCCCAGGTACCGTGCTTGTGTGGGGTGCTGGGACCACGTTGGGCCAGTGGGTGATCCAATTGCTGAAACGGTTCCATGCGTTCAGCCGGATCGTGGTCGTTGCGTCGCGCCGCCACGAGGCTCAATTGCGCCAGTACGGTGCTGACGAGTTGTTCGACTACCATGACGGAGATGTCGTCAACCAGATCAAGAGCAAGCACGGAGACCTCATCTGGCTGCTAGACTGTGTCTCCACGAGGGAGACCTTCAGACAGACGTATCAGTGTGCGCCAGCGAACAAACCGTCCACCGTGTTCAACTACGACATGTTGACAGTGGATGTTATCCCAGAGACTGAACGGAACGAGAAGTACGTTACCGTCGACGGGACACTACTGTACTTGATTACGGGGAACCCATTGCAAATGGGTGACCATGTGTTCCCCGCTGACGAGCAGTACAGACAGACGGCCATCAAGTTCATACGTTACATCGGGCCGTACTTGCGCGACGGCTCGCTGGTCCATGTCCCATTGAAGGTCGTCAAGGGCGGCCTCAACGCCGTGCCGGACATGCTCGACGACGTCCGCAACGGCAGGACCGCCGGACACAAGCTTGTGACGCTGCTGGAGTGA
- the LSM12 gene encoding Lsm12p (similar to Saccharomyces cerevisiae LSM12 (YHR121W); ancestral locus Anc_2.142): MSVSLEHIIGFKVRVTNLLDVVTEGKIYSFNSTNNSIVLQTSKKNQAPFDFKVIKCSFIKHLTVVGEKPSANSFKRQFIKPSVVHVDRVEELLRDKIAASDKQNLLRGRGISPEGQLIFDLIYKTIPDTKWVDKDIVILDDIAVVPPYHTENITTRHENQSVSLIERIVERGWAQMRSNSSDNNSRKGG, encoded by the coding sequence ATGAGTGTATCCCTGGAGCACATTAttggtttcaaagtgaGAGTTACCAACCTTTTGGACGTCGTGACTGAGGGGAAGATATACAGTTTCAATTCGACCAACAATTCCATCGTCTTGCAAACAAGCAAAAAAAACCAAGCTCCCTTTGATTTCAAAGTGATCAAATGCAGCTTTATCAAGCATTTGACAGTGGTTGGGGAGAAGCCGTCCGCTAACTCGTTCAAAAGGCAGTTCATCAAACCCAGTGTTGTTCACGTCGACAGAGTCGAAGAACTTTTGCGGGACAAAATTGCCGCCTCAGACAAACAGAACCTGTTGAGAGGGAGGGGTATATCTCCAGAGGGTCAATTGATCTTCGACCTGATCTATAAGACCATCCCAGATACCAAGTGGGTCGACAAGGATATTGTCATCTTAGACGATATCGCCGTGGTACCACCTTACCATACCGAGAACATCACTACAAGACACGAGAACCAGTCTGTCTCCCTGATTGAAAGAATCGTTGAGAGAGGTTGGGCCCAGATGAGAAGTAATTCATCCGATAATAACAGTAGAAAAGGTGGATGA
- the KRE33 gene encoding ribosome biosynthesis protein KRE33 (similar to Saccharomyces cerevisiae KRE33 (YNL132W); ancestral locus Anc_2.136) yields MVKKAIDSRIPALVRNGVQTNQRSFFVIVGDRARDQLPNLHYLMMSANLKMNKSVLWAYKKKLLGFTSHRKKRENKIKKEIKRGTREANDMDPFESFISNQSIRYVYYKETEKILGNTYGMCILQDFEALTPNLLARTVETVEGGGIVVILLKTMSSLKQLYTMTMDIHSRYRTEAHGDVVARFNERFILSLGSNPNCLVVDDELNVLPISGAKNVKALPPKDEDELPAKEVELRELKDSLEDVQPAGSLVALSKTVNQAHAILTFIDAISEKTLNSTVALTAGRGRGKSAALGIAIAAAVSHGYSNIFVTSPSPENLKTLFQFIFKGFDALDYQEHIDYDIIQSTNPDFNNAIVRVDIKRGHRQTIQYIIPQDNHVLGQAELVVIDEAAAIPLPVVKKLLGPYLVFMASTINGYEGTGRSLSLKLIQQLRNQANGTGREESQTAVVSRDSKKTVDNITSSASGPRQLREISLDEPIRYADGDPVEKWLNKLLCLDVTLIKNPRFAARGTPHPSQCNLFMVNRDTLFSYHPVSESFLEKMMALYVASHYKNSPNDLQLMSDAPAHQLFVLLPPIDPKDGGRIPDPLCVIQIALEGEISKQSVRNSLSRGQRAGGDLIPWLISQQFQDEEFAGLSGARVVRIATNPEYASMGYGSRAIELLRDYFEGKFTDMSEDTKPRDYSIQRVDDSELAKGNLLKDTVKLRDASTLPPLLLKLSEQPPHFLHYLGVSYGLTQSLHKFWKNNKFIPVYLRQTANDLTGEHTCVMLNVLEGRQPDWLVEFATDFHRRFLSLLSYDFKNFTTVQALNVIESAKKARNLTDTPSRVKPLTKEQLDDIFSPFDLKRLDSYSNNLLDYHVIVDMLPMIAFLYFGGKMGTSIHLSSVQSAILLAIGLQHKSVDKITGELGLPSNQTIAMFAKVMRKISVYFKNLIREHVGQSLPSEAPKDETVAEMNGEEVKVLDAAETFDQMEEDLEEAGTEAVKAMREKQKELINSLKLDKYAINDNAEEWGETGTELEKAAKKNGGVVSVQTGKKRSTEKAEDIYKSELNAVKKHKKSKKSKK; encoded by the coding sequence ATGGTTAAGAAAGCTATCGATTCGCGTATTCCTGCGCTGGTGCGTAATGGTGTGCAGACGAACCAGAGATCGTTTTTCGTGATTGTGGGCGACAGGGCGCGTGACCAGCTGCCGAACTTGCACTACCTGATGATGAGTGCGAACTTGAAAATGAACAAGTCTGTTCTATGGGCctacaagaagaagctgcTTGGGTTCACATCGCACAGGAAGAAGCGGGagaacaagatcaagaaggagatcAAGAGGGGCACGCGGGAGGCGAACGACATGGACCCCTTCGAGAGCTTCATCTCAAACCAGAGCATCAGGTACGTCTACTACAAGGAGACCGAGAAGATCCTCGGGAACACGTACGGGATGTGTATCTTGCAGGATTTTGAAGCTTTGACGCCCAACTTGCTTGCGAGAACCGTCGAGACCGTCGAAGGTGGTGGGATTGTTGTGATCCTGTTGAAGACGAtgtcctctttgaaacagcTTTACACAATGACCATGGATATCCACTCGCGGTACAGAACAGAGGCGCACGGCGACGTCGTAGCGCGGTTCAACGAAAGGTTTATCCTGTCCCTAGGGTCCAACCCGAACTGTCTTGttgtcgacgacgagttgaaCGTGCTGCCCATCTCGGGTGCCAAAAACGTGAAGGCTTTGCCGCCaaaggacgaggacgaatTGCCCGCTAAGGAGGTCGAACTACGGGAGTTGAAAGATTCTTTGGAGGACGTGCAACCCGCGGGCTCGTTGGTTGCGCTGTCCAAGACCGTCAACCAAGCTCACGCCATCCTCACTTTCATCGATGCAATCTCTGAAAAGACACTGAACTCCACGGTCGCATTGACTGCTGGGAGAGGTAGAGGTAAGTCCGCAGCGCTTGGGATCGCCATCGCTGCGGCGGTCTCCCACGGTTACTCGAATATCTTTGTCACTTCCCCCTCGCCGGAGAATTTGAAGACTctgttccagttcatcttcaagGGGTTCGACGCACTAGACTACCAGGAACACATCGACTACGATATCATCCAATCAACAAACCCAGACTTCAACAACGCGATCGTCAGAGTAGATATCAAGAGAGGGCACAGACAGACGATCCAATACATCATCCCTCAGGATAACCATGTATTGGGGCAAGCTGAACTGGTCGTCATCGACGAGGCAGCGGCCATCCCGCTACCGGTGGTTAAGAAATTGTTGGGGCCATATCTCGTGTTCATGGCCTCCACTATCAACGGTTACGAAGGTACAGGTAGATCGCTATCTTTAAAACTGATCCAACAGCTCCGTAACCAGGCTAACGGTACTGGTCGTGAGGAATCGCAAACCGCTGTGGTTTCCCGGGACAGCAAGAAGACGGTCGATAACATCACGTCAAGCGCCAGCGGGCCTCGCCAGTTGCGTGAGATCTCGTTGGATGAACCCATCAGATACGCGGATGGTGACCCAGTGGAAAAATGGCTAAACAAACTGCTATGTTTGGACGTCACTCTGATCAAGAACCCAAGGTTTGCAGCTAGGGGTACCCCTCATCCATCGCAGTGTAACTTGTTCATGGTGAACAGGGACACGCTTTTCTCGTACCATCCGGTCTCGGAGAGTTTCTTAGAAAAGATGATGGCTCTGTACGTGGCATCGCACTACAAGAACTCGCCCAACGATTTGCAATTGATGAGTGACGCGCCGGCTCACCAActgtttgttcttttgCCACCGATCGACCCGAAGGACGGTGGTAGAATTCCAGACCCATTGTGTGTAATCCAAATTGCTTTGGAAGGTGAGATATCGAAACAAAGTGTCAGGAACTCTCTGTCTAGAGGGCAAAGGGCAGGCGGAGATCTAATCCCCTGGTTGATCTCGCAACAGTTCCAAGACGAAGAGTTTGCTGGGCTGAGTGGTGCCCGTGTCGTTAGAATCGCAACAAACCCAGAATACGCGTCAATGGGGTACGGATCCCGTGCCATTGAACTGCTGAGAGATTACTTCGAGGGCAAATTCACTGACATGTCCGAGGATACAAAACCAAGAGACTACTCAATTCAAAGGGTGGACGACAGTGAACTGGCTAAGGggaacttgttgaaggatACAGTGAAGTTGAGGGACGCGAGCACTTTACCACCTCTTCTGTTGAAGCTTTCCGAGCAGCCACCTCACTTTCTGCATTACCTGGGTGTCTCGTACGGGCTGACACAGTCGTTGCATAAGTTCTGGAAGAACAATAAATTCATCCCTGTCTACTTGAGACAGACAGCGAACGATTTGACGGGCGAACATACCTGTGTGATGTTGAACGTGTTGGAAGGTAGACAACCAGACTGGTTGGTCGAATTTGCTACCGATTTCCACAGAAGGTTCCTGTCCTTATTGTCGTacgacttcaagaacttcacCACTGTGCAAGCATTGAACGTCATTGAAAGCGCCAAAAAGGCGAGAAATTTGACGGACACTCCATCCCGTGTCAAACCACTGACGAAGGAACAACTGGATGACATTTTCTCGCCATTCGATCTTAAGAGACTCGACAGTTACTCCAATAACCTGTTGGACTACCACGTCATCGTCGATATGCTGCCCATGATTGCGTTCTTGTACTTTGGTGGGAAGATGGGCACGTCTATCCACCTGTCTAGTGTCCAAAGCGCGATCCTGTTGGCGATTGGTTTGCAACACAAGAGCGTCGACAAGATCACGGGCGAGTTGGGACTCCCATCAAATCAGACTATTGCCATGTTCGCCAAAGTCATGCGCAAGATCTCTGTatacttcaaaaacctCATCAGGGAACACGTTGGACAGTCGCTGCCCTCCGAGGCTCCAAAAGACGAAACCGTTGCTGAGATGAACGGTGAAGAGGTGAAAGTGCTCGATGCCGCTGAAACGTTCGACCAAATGGAGGAAGACTTGGAGGAGGCCGGTACTGAGGCAGTGAAGGCCATGCGAGAAAAGCAGAAAGAGCTtatcaactctttgaaactggacaaATACGCTATCAACGACAACGCCGAGGAATGGGGGGAGACCGGCACGGAATTGGAGAAGGCTGCAAAGAAGAACGGCGGTGTGGTCAGTGTCCAAACGGGCAAGAAGAGGAGCACGGAAAAGGCGGAAGATATCTACAAAAGCGAATTGAACGCTGTAAAGAAGCATAAGAAGTCGAAGAAATCTAAAAAGTGA
- the TOM22 gene encoding Tom22p (similar to Saccharomyces cerevisiae TOM22 (YNL131W); ancestral locus Anc_2.137), whose protein sequence is MVELTEIKDEATAQEPRAVSPEPVNASNEKELFKHDGESEDDSDFEDDFDENETLLERICALREIIPPRQRARIARFYDCTASFMRTAFQKGGNLTWAITTSALLLGVPLSLSILSEQQLIEMEKTFDLQKDANDILTQGGADRTEQKALA, encoded by the coding sequence ATGGTTGAATTGACGGAGATTAAAGACGAGGCCACCGCACAAGAACCACGGGCTGTTTCTCCGGAGCCAGTGAACGCTTCTAACGAAAAGGAATTGTTCAAGCACGATGGTGAAAGTGAGGACGATAGCGACTTTGAGGATGATTTTGATGAGAACGAGACTCTCTTAGAGCGGATTTGTGCCCTAAGAGAAATCATCCCACCAAGACAGAGGGCTAGAATTGCCCGTTTCTACGACTGCACTGCATCGTTCATGAGGACTGCCTTCCAGAAAGGTGGGAACCTGACATGGGCCATTACAACATCCGCCTTGCTTCTGGGTGTGCCTCTATCTTTATCCATACTGAGTGAGCAGCAGCTGATCGAGATGGAGAAGACTTTCGACTTACAAAAGGACGCTAACGATATTTTGACTCAAGGTGGTGCTGATAGGACAGAACAGAAGGCATTGGCGTGA